Genomic DNA from Lagopus muta isolate bLagMut1 chromosome 19, bLagMut1 primary, whole genome shotgun sequence:
GTCTAGGTCAGTGAGCTCTTGCTATCTCTGCTTCCAGATTTAATGACTGGGAAAAGTCATTGTCCAACCTTGATGTAGCTGACAGAAGATACCTTAGAATTGTGAGGCTGGGTTATTTAACTGCTCTACAAATTGCACGTTGGTTGACTCAGCTGTCTGTTTTTCCATGAATAATGTGCAGTTTAAGAGGTTTCCTTCATGAGTTTCGGATGCTATGTTCAGTCCACTTGTATGCTGGCCTTGCAGGGAAGCAGTGATCCTGGTGTGCTGGAAGTGAATCAAGAAGTCCTTCCAATCCCTCCTGTATCTAAAATGGCAAAAGTCGAAGGCTGCATTCAGATGTATGAAGAGATATACAGGATGAAAGGAAGggtaaataaaaacaaaagcgTGACTGATCCTAAACCACTGTCTGGGACATTGGTGTAGGACAGCATCACGTGGACCCCGTTGCTGCCTCTGGACAGCTCTGCTTGTATTTCCTTCTGGTGAATTCGGGTGCTACACTGTGGTGCTTCTGGCACCTGTGCATCCTGTAGGAGAGGCTCCGGCAGCgacaggagcagcaggagcagatggTGAGGGCAGCATGCGACATGGCAAGAGAACAGCTGAAACGGTTTGATGAAATGAAGGAGCTGAAGCGGCGTCAGGAGATCCAAGAATTGCGGGAAGTGATGGAGAAGAGGTGAGATTAGCTCTGATATCCTTGAGATGTTTTAACGTTTAATCAAAGGGAGGATtaattcttgaaaaatattacCAGCAATtcgctgtgtgtgtgtgactgtgtTTTCTTGTTCATGTCTTTAACAGAATGctttttctgtatctgttttagtttaaagGAAACTCAGGGACAGCAAGAGAAGCTGAAAGAAGAACACCGACACAGAGCAAAGGTGTGTGACAGTTCTGTGTTATCAAAGAGCATGGCTCTGCGGTGGGAAGTGAGAAGAGCCAACTGATGTATTTGCCAGTACGTGGCAGTTGTGCTGTGAGAAGATATTCTGTGGTGCTGTCCTCGGCCCTGCTGCATTGTGGTGGAAGTATGGTAAAGGCGCACGGGTTGTAGGGCGGAGCAGTGAGCTGAACTGAGCTAACCTCTGTTCAAAGATTGCTGATGAGGgcttttgttctgctctttggAACTGGTCAAGGCATTGTGTTTAGTAGAGGAGGCACTATTCTTTAGGGGCTGGTTTGCCTTTTGTAGAGTCAGAGTATTTTATCTTGTATATAAAAGTGGCACTTTGGGATGTTCTTAGGCAGATCTTTATAATTTTGCTGATTTACTTGAGGAAAGTGGAATATGCTTTCTGTCTTTAGCTTCTACCTGAATCTTCttgaatctctttttttccctctttccaaccttatgaCTACCAAACAGTCCTAAGATTCCCTTTGAACCTCCAGTCCTGTGGTTCCAagggtgctgcaggcagcaaaatTTGTCAGTTGTGCTATTCCAGGCTCTGTAGTACTTCTGTGGGGGGAATTCAGACcataactgaagaaaaattgtgggatttttgtggtgtttttttttttccgtatGCATCTTCCTTTCCTCGAGACAGAAAGCACCTCTAAAGCTGCTGTTACTGGACTTTGTCTCATCCTCTTTCCAGATACTGAACCTAAAGCTGCgtgaggcagagcagcagaggcagcgCCAGGAAGAGCAGGAGCGATTGCGTAGGGAAGAAGGCCAGGAAAGATTACGTCGCCTTTATTCAATTCAGGAggaactgctgcagctgaacCAGCAGATTGATCCCAATTACAAGCACAAGGACTTGCTGAAAATTGACCTTTCTGCATACAGTAATCGAGGCAACCAGATCTGCGGGCTGGTGTCAGGACTCATCCGCACCACTAGTGAGGTAAAGGGTTGTTCTTCCCTTTGCTTGTCCCTTAGAGCTTCCCACGATTCTCTTCCAAGGCAGCTTGTTCTAACACAGCCTAGTGCTTCCAAGGCTTTGGGCTCTTTGATATGGTGGTCTATGTATAGCAGAGCCAAGGACTGGTGCTGTATTGCCTTCTCTGTCTCTTGATAGAGAGGTTTCCCTTCTCAAACGGATGTGGCCAATACTGAACAAGCCCTGAAGGAAATGCGAGGGCTGATCTCCAGCATGCAGCAAGAAATCGCTGCagctgtggaagaaaagaagaggagagatgagcaggaaaagaaacagaagcaggaggagttactgaagaagcagcaagcagaagcTCAGACTCCTGCCCCTGCACAGCCAGcgggaggaaagcagcagaagggaggTTGGTTgggctttcttttctctcctcattctccttttctctttatgCTCTGTTTTACTGTTTTGCCAGATGCTATTTTGGAATCGTATTCTTGTGACAGCACAACTTCTCTAACCTTTTaaattgttgttgttttatgcAGCGCTTTCTGTCAAGGCAGGGGAAGGCGTTATGAAGTGGTACCAGCAGCTTCAAGACACTGCGGCccagtgtgctgctgctttcagtgcaaTGAGCCACTCCAAAGACGCTGAGGTATGAACAAGTGATTAACACTGCTGAAGAGTGATTATCTTCCTCTCTAGTGGATGTGAGGGAGCTTTCGTGAGAACAGTTTCTAACAGCCTTTGTTCAGTCTGCTCATTCATGCTGTCGTATCACTGAAGCTCTGCCTTCCAGCCTTGGTCAGACTTCTTGTTCTGTGAAGGTTTTTAGAGTGGTGGTGGGTTTCTTTAATTGTTGTTGTTCTTCTGCAGGTAAAGAAGATAAGAATGGAATTGCAGAAAGCAGTTACCATCCCTGTGAGCCAAATCTCTACCATTGCAGGTCAGGAAAATGCTAAGAACCCAATCCAACTATAATGCCTTTAGCTGTGATGATTTTGGTAGGACACAAATACCCAAAGCTTCTATAATTACCCCTACAAGAGAGAGCTGCTATAGGAAGCGCCGGCTTCTTTAGAGCACAGCATTGCTTATGGTTTTCAAGTGTCTCGCTTCCCTCAGAGGCACCTTGCTTCATCGTGATCCCATTTCTTTAATTGCAGCAGTTGGAGGAGCCTCGCTCCTCAGGGTGTAGATCTATGGTTTCTTGATGGGATCTGATTAAGATTTGTCTCTTTTCTCCTGACTTTCTGTCTCTACATTTCTGCTCTATTTACAGGCTCTCAGCTAAGACAGATATTTGACAAGCTCAATAACTTGCTCTCTGGAAAGCCTGTTCAGAGCGCAGGGGAAACTGTATTGGTGACTCAGCTCCCACAAGGCCTGGATTTTGTTTATTACAAGCTTGCAGAGAAATTTGTGGTGAGGAACTATTCTCTTTATCGAGCACATAAAGGTAGCTGGTGCTTTAGGAAGTTCTTTTGGACGCTGTTGTccctcttcagcttttttttctcccttccagaGACAAGGAGAAGAAGAAGTAGCTTCTCACCGTGAGTCAGCTTTCCCAATTGCACTGGTGATATCAGGGATCTGGGAAGCGTACCCTCGAGTTGGAGAACTCTTTTTAGCTCATCTGCACAAGACGTGCCCTTATGCTGTGCCATTCTACCCTGCATACAAAGAGGGAGCTTCTATGGAAGAATATCAAAGGTAAATTAATTACTGAAGTTCTTCAGCTGTAGAAGGGCAAATAATGTTTTCTCCTGAGTGGACTCCACTCTTTCCTGTCTTTAATTACAAAGGCATTGCGCCATGTTGGCACAGACTCTGAAGGTTTACTCAGAAGTGTGCAGCTCTTGAAGCTGCACCCCTGGAGGATGCTGTGTCCTTCAGCTTTGGGAATATTTTTAGGGGCAATGGAAGCTCTTTTGCTTCATCTTCCCAAAGAGCAGGTAATAGCCATGGCTTGGTTTCAGTTGAAATATCCGATACAGGACTTAAAGATTGTGTGTGATATAAATCAGTGGAATATATGATCCATGAAGTAACAATCAGCCTTTGCAGTAATTCTTACAGTTTCAGAGTATCCTTCGTCTCAGCACAGTTGACTTAAAGCTGAGAGCTGCAAAAATTGGTCTGAATGTGTTTAGTTGTACTAATATTGTAACATCTTCTCCTGTTTAGGATGCTTGGGTATCTAGTTCAGGATAATAAGATGGAAGAGGAAGATCATTTTCTTAAACGGATGTCAGGACTGATTCGTCTGTATGCTGCTGTCATTCAGCTCCGCTGGCCTTACGGGAACAAACAAGGGGTATGGATGTGTAACAGCACAGTCAGAACTTTGCTGCTATCCCAAATGTATTGAAAACTCAGCTTGCAGCTGAAGTGTGCTGAACCTAAACCAACTTGAGATGTATTTGGAGGGAGGTGGTCACAACGGGAACAAACAAAGTAATTTGTAGCATAGACCTTTGCTTTTGTAGTACTTTCATCACAAGTCATATGTAAGGCTGTTGTAAAATAACTATAGAAGAGAATGGAAGTTAAAAGATGTGTTTTTCTAATAGTGTTTTGCATGTTCTGTAACATTaaattgttttcctgctttctagGCCCATCCTCATGGGCTGAGCTATGGGTGGTGCTGGCTTGCTCAGATGCTGAACATGGAACCTCTGGTGGTTGTGACAGCCACACTTCTGTATGATTTTCTGGAGGTCAGTGATGTCACAGTGTGAGCCCACTTagcagcagagcactgaaaaagaaCATTAGCAAACGGGATTTTTGTCtctttaattaagaaaaaatgaagtcatgCTTGTTTTCTGAGATGAGACAGTCACAGGGATTACTGGTGGTTGAAGGGATCCCAATTGGTGACATTTTAGtatgagaaagaagagattgCTGACGGAGGTGGGGTTTTAACAgctagttctttttttttaacctgtccATGTTTTCCTCAGAAAGGAATGTGAGTATTTCCAGGTTCCTGTATGTACAGCTTTGGGGCTGAATCTAGTTCAAAATTcctaatattttaaaagtagttgTGTGCTCCTGTAACAGTAACATCTGCTCATCATTTGGTGCCAGTCTGTACAGCGCAGTGCAGAGAGTGAGGTCCTGTGGCCTTTTCAGCTTCTGTTGCTACTTCATAAGACAGGATGGATTCTTTCTCATTGAAAGGGACAGAGCCTAACCTGTATTGATCCTGCAGCCTAGGATGCAGGGATGTCCTAAATAAGAGCCAAATCTGAAGGTTGGAGGTAGGAGAGGTGCATTGTCAAACAGGATCCATTTGTATGCAGCTCTTGTGCTTCTCCAGTGCCTTctaaaaatgtacaaaatgcAAAAGTAAAGTACAGAACACACCAGAGGTGTTTGATAGACTGTCTGCATGAAGAAATGATGGGTACATACTGCAGTATTCAGGATTGGGAAATGGCCACAGTGTGCCTCAACAAATGGTGTTTTAGGGAGAGGTGTTATATTTTGGTGGGTGGGGGGTAGAGACTGACATGAGAGGAGGGGTCACACCGAGGTGGTGTTAGTGACAACCACCCATTCAACAGGAAGAAGCAGGTGGTTGTTCCAGCAGTGGGGCAGCCAGgaggctttgtttctttctcagtaGATGTAGGTGTCTTTCTTAGTGTTCAGATGAAATATTAAGCCATCGATATTGAACAAGTTGATTGAAGGTGTCATACTAAACTGAGGCCCAGAGCTGGAATCTGATGTTTGTGTGTTTCTGTACCGCAGGTGTGTGGCCATGCTCTCATGAAACAGTACCACTGTCAGTTCTGGAAGCTGTTGCTGGTGATGCAAGAAGACTATATCCCACGGTATGGTGGTTGTGTTTGGGATGGGAAATAGTCCCTGTCTTTACCTTTTGAGTTCTTGCTCTTAAGTGACTCCTCCACcttttctcatctctctctctgcttgTAAATCAAACTCAGCTAAGTAGATTTTGAGACATGCTGTTATTCCTGCAGGATTGAAGCAATTACCAACGTGGGACAGAAGGCTTCTTTAACACGTTTCAAGCAATTCCTGCAGgtaaaacagcttttttcagttctcaaattgtttttttcctttgctctgttcTATACATGCCTCACTCCAATAATGAGGCAGCATGCTTGATAGTCCAGCCTTGTAACTATGATGTAACCTGTCTGTTGGTTAGTGAATTTTCTTATGATAGTTGCAGTGCCAAACATCTCACTTCCTTCTTACCTCACGTGCATTTTTCTTAGTGAAAATGTGTTCTGATGTAATGAATATTCAGCAAAGACTGGTGGCAGTGAGAGGAGGCACGCAGGTTGGGGAGGGTTCTGCTGAGTCATTTCTAAC
This window encodes:
- the GLE1 gene encoding mRNA export factor GLE1 produces the protein MAAPLGKRKWPCARRGGGAAYKGVGSAMEARDLRWETLEALRASSKGRLKYFRHSDRDEDILEGCISPLMLSSYAGWVLDRMAGSSAQAAARSGCAPASHAAPPAEESSAPACEEPSPPSRSETKGSSDPGVLEVNQEVLPIPPVSKMAKVEGCIQMYEEIYRMKGRERLRQRQEQQEQMVRAACDMAREQLKRFDEMKELKRRQEIQELREVMEKSLKETQGQQEKLKEEHRHRAKILNLKLREAEQQRQRQEEQERLRREEGQERLRRLYSIQEELLQLNQQIDPNYKHKDLLKIDLSAYSNRGNQICGLVSGLIRTTSERGFPSQTDVANTEQALKEMRGLISSMQQEIAAAVEEKKRRDEQEKKQKQEELLKKQQAEAQTPAPAQPAGGKQQKGALSVKAGEGVMKWYQQLQDTAAQCAAAFSAMSHSKDAEVKKIRMELQKAVTIPVSQISTIAGSQLRQIFDKLNNLLSGKPVQSAGETVLVTQLPQGLDFVYYKLAEKFVRQGEEEVASHRESAFPIALVISGIWEAYPRVGELFLAHLHKTCPYAVPFYPAYKEGASMEEYQRMLGYLVQDNKMEEEDHFLKRMSGLIRLYAAVIQLRWPYGNKQGAHPHGLSYGWCWLAQMLNMEPLVVVTATLLYDFLEVCGHALMKQYHCQFWKLLLVMQEDYIPRIEAITNVGQKASLTRFKQFLQESLQKKDIPLPKGFPQPSFWRS